A window from Canis aureus isolate CA01 chromosome 23, VMU_Caureus_v.1.0, whole genome shotgun sequence encodes these proteins:
- the LOC144295462 gene encoding olfactory receptor 52M1-like, which produces MFMSNNACLVPSSFWLTGIPGLQSLHIWLSIPFSSMYLMAIVGNVTILAVIKVERSLHQPMYFFLCMLAVIDLVLSTSTMPKLLAIFWFGAHNIDLDACLAQMFFIHCFATVESGIFLAMAFDRYVAICDPLRHTLVLTHAAVGRLGLAALFRGVLYIGPLPLMIRLRLPHYRTQIIAHSYCEHMAIVTLACGDTTVNNLYGMGIGFLVLILDSLAITASYVMIFRAVMGLATPEARLKTLGTCSSHICAILVFYIPIAVSSLTHRFGHHVPPHIHILLANFYLLIPPILNPVVYAVRTKQIRERLLYILKAGSQPK; this is translated from the coding sequence ATGTTCATGTCTAATAATGCCTGTTTGGTGCCTAGTTCTTTCTGGCTTACTGGTATTCCAGGGCTGCAATCCCTGCACATCTGGCTCTCCATCCCCTTCAGCTCTATGTACCTGATGGCTATAGTGGGGAATGTGACTATCCTGGCAGTGATAAAGGTGGAACGCAGCCTGCACCaacccatgtacttcttcctgtgCATGTTGGCTGTCATTGACTTGGTCCTTTCAACGTCTACCATGCCCAAACTACTAGCCATCTTCTGGTTTGGTGCCCACAACATTGACCTGGATGCCTGCTTGGCTCAGATGTTCTTCATCCACTGCTTTGCCACTGTTGAGTCAGGAATCTTCCTTGCCATGGCTTTTGATCGCTATGTGGCCATATGTGACCCATTACGCCACACCTTGGTGCTCACTCATGCAGCAGTGGGTCGTTTGGGCTTGGCTGCCCTCTTCCGTGGAGTACTCTACATTGGGCCTCTGCCTCTGATGATTCGCCTGAGGCTGCCTCATTACCGGACCCAAATCATTGCCCATTCCTATTGTGAGCACATGGCCATAGTTACCTTAGCATGTGGTGACACAACAGTCAACAACTTGTATGGAATGGGAATTGGCTTCCTGGTATTGATCCTAGATTCATTAGCTATCACTGCCTCATATGTGATGATTTTCAGGGCTGTAATGGGGTTGGCCACCCCAGAGGCCAGGCTTAAAACTCTAGGGACATGTAGTTCTCACATTTGTGCCATTCTTGTCTTCTATATCCCCATTGCTGTTTCTTCTCTCACTCACCGCTTTGGCCATCATGTGCCTCCTCATATCCATATCCTTTTGGCCAACTTTTACCTCCTCATTCCACCCATTCTCAACCCAGTTGTCTATGCTGTCCGTACCAAACAGATTCGAGAGAGACTTCTCTACATTCTTAAGGCAGGGTCTCAACCCAAGTGA